The following are encoded in a window of Caldicellulosiruptoraceae bacterium PP1 genomic DNA:
- a CDS encoding peptidoglycan DD-metalloendopeptidase family protein encodes MDFKKKKFSERLINFFDSKGFYIIIVVCLIIIGASIYTIVSNDYSRYNVEEKSTEKIQLNTKENNKQSQSITQLPKSTEETSVDKTKIGESIKQTNSNKSQQETTNITSSKNTVENNATTQVTKTTSKVTQKIISDKTNIIEQAPSSTQIVTENKADDTLEVINPVNFKPIYPLLGKVSLEYSDETLTYSKTLDEWTVHNGIDIQASKGSDVKACFDGTVIDIGNDPLYGYYIMIDHGDGYVSKYCNLESIKNIQLGQLVKQGQKIGQVGQTAEIESLDPPHLHFEILFNNKNENPLKYLPPR; translated from the coding sequence ATGGATTTTAAAAAAAAGAAGTTTTCAGAAAGGTTGATTAATTTTTTTGATAGTAAAGGATTTTATATTATTATAGTTGTATGTCTAATAATTATCGGTGCTTCAATATATACTATAGTTTCAAATGATTACAGCAGATATAACGTTGAGGAAAAAAGCACTGAAAAAATTCAATTAAATACAAAAGAAAATAATAAGCAGAGCCAAAGTATAACACAACTTCCAAAAAGCACAGAAGAAACAAGTGTTGATAAAACAAAAATTGGAGAATCTATTAAACAAACCAATAGTAACAAAAGTCAACAGGAGACTACAAATATAACTTCATCAAAGAACACCGTAGAAAATAATGCCACAACTCAAGTAACAAAAACAACATCAAAGGTAACTCAAAAAATTATCTCTGATAAAACTAACATTATAGAACAGGCTCCAAGTTCGACACAAATAGTTACAGAAAATAAGGCTGATGATACTTTAGAGGTAATAAATCCAGTTAATTTTAAGCCTATATATCCTCTATTAGGGAAGGTATCATTAGAATATTCAGATGAAACATTAACCTATTCTAAAACTTTAGATGAATGGACTGTTCACAATGGTATAGATATCCAAGCATCAAAAGGTAGTGATGTTAAAGCATGTTTTGATGGTACCGTAATAGATATTGGAAATGATCCACTGTATGGTTATTATATAATGATTGATCATGGTGATGGATATGTTTCTAAGTATTGCAATTTAGAATCAATAAAAAATATTCAATTAGGACAACTGGTAAAACAAGGACAAAAAATAGGGCAAGTAGGGCAAACTGCTGAGATAGAAAGTTTAGATCCACCTCATCTACACTTTGAAATTCTTTTTAATAATAAAAATGAAAACCCATTGAAGTATCTTCCTCCAAGATAA
- a CDS encoding glycosyltransferase has product MKSLILTINAGGGHLSAANAIKKAIQNRNFENKVLIVDALKLINPILDKLAIGTYLKAIKTVPFIYGLMYDSTEKGPPKKLNNVIYEKFYFVFYKLLNIINDFEPDIIIGTHPSPVDMVCELKKRGKIGTPVISVVTDFTIHPFWINPLVDYYVVHHENLVYEAILRGAEKDKILTFGIPISPLFVENNDTENLNNKNILVMGGSLGLGKIDKIVDIILKNNTQYNIIVVTGNNKILKDMISQRYEKYTDKIIVLGFVDYIYQLMSISSLLITKPGGLTCAEALSKNLPMFLFSPIPGQEERNTFYLVNNGAAVYSESLEQFDITFNQIINNNERLAQMKNSCKFLSKPNSAYDIADFLAKIV; this is encoded by the coding sequence ATGAAATCTCTTATATTGACAATAAATGCAGGTGGTGGACATCTCTCTGCTGCTAATGCAATAAAAAAAGCAATTCAAAATAGAAATTTCGAAAATAAAGTTTTAATAGTAGATGCTTTAAAGCTTATTAATCCTATATTAGACAAGTTAGCAATTGGAACTTACTTGAAAGCTATAAAAACAGTTCCTTTTATTTACGGCCTTATGTACGATTCTACTGAAAAAGGCCCACCAAAGAAATTAAATAATGTAATTTATGAAAAGTTCTATTTTGTTTTTTATAAGTTATTAAATATAATAAATGATTTTGAACCTGATATAATAATTGGAACACATCCGTCACCAGTAGATATGGTATGTGAACTAAAAAAAAGAGGAAAGATTGGAACACCGGTAATTAGTGTTGTAACAGATTTTACTATACATCCCTTTTGGATAAACCCTTTAGTAGATTACTATGTTGTTCATCATGAAAATCTCGTTTATGAAGCAATATTAAGAGGTGCTGAAAAGGATAAAATATTAACTTTTGGCATACCTATTTCTCCTCTATTTGTTGAAAATAATGATACCGAGAATTTAAATAATAAAAATATACTTGTCATGGGTGGAAGTTTAGGCCTTGGTAAAATAGACAAAATTGTAGACATAATTTTAAAAAATAATACACAATATAATATAATAGTTGTTACTGGAAATAACAAAATTCTCAAAGATATGATTTCACAAAGATATGAAAAGTATACTGATAAAATAATTGTGTTAGGTTTCGTTGATTACATTTATCAGTTGATGAGTATAAGTAGTCTATTAATTACTAAACCAGGTGGTCTTACGTGTGCAGAAGCATTAAGCAAAAATCTTCCAATGTTTTTGTTTTCTCCTATTCCAGGCCAAGAAGAAAGAAATACCTTTTATCTTGTTAATAATGGTGCAGCTGTTTATTCTGAAAGTTTAGAACAGTTTGATATTACATTTAATCAGATTATTAATAATAATGAAAGACTTGCTCAAATGAAAAATTCATGTAAATTCTTATCAAAACCAAATTCAGCTTATGATATTGCAGATTTTTTAGCTAAAATTGTATGA
- a CDS encoding cell wall hydrolase, whose protein sequence is MTKTIKKNLLLILLLLIGFCLSIFTAKFLYEMKKNQDILIEKKLEKLLLDADKEVMNDSIQTQGSTSYQNKDLYLLARAINGEARGEPYIGQVAVGAVIINRTKHPGFPKTISGVIYQPGAFTAVTDGQINTNIEASAYKAAKDALNGWDPTNGCIYYYNPAKTTNKWIWSRKVMLVIGKHRFAK, encoded by the coding sequence ATGACAAAAACAATTAAAAAAAATTTGCTATTAATATTATTGCTATTAATTGGCTTTTGCTTAAGCATATTTACAGCAAAGTTTCTTTATGAGATGAAAAAAAATCAAGATATTTTAATTGAAAAAAAATTAGAAAAGCTTCTATTAGACGCTGACAAAGAAGTAATGAATGATAGTATCCAAACTCAAGGTTCAACATCATATCAAAATAAAGACCTCTATCTACTTGCAAGAGCAATTAATGGGGAGGCAAGAGGTGAACCATATATAGGACAAGTAGCAGTAGGTGCAGTTATCATAAATAGAACTAAACATCCAGGATTTCCAAAAACTATTAGTGGAGTTATTTATCAGCCAGGTGCATTTACTGCTGTTACCGATGGTCAGATAAATACCAATATTGAAGCATCAGCTTATAAAGCTGCAAAAGATGCTTTAAATGGCTGGGACCCCACTAATGGCTGCATATATTACTATAATCCAGCAAAGACCACAAACAAATGGATTTGGAGTAGAAAGGTAATGTTAGTTATAGGTAAACACAGATTTGCAAAATAA
- the ypeB gene encoding germination protein YpeB: MSVLSILGKYKELRDRLKDVRLWSIMAVSVAIMIIIALWGVNQYKGKANFHNYLTNMWHRSFFDTVSYVQNIQSILSKAELSSDRTEKAILFSEVWRNSFAAQENLNQLPIESNVALERTSKYLTQLGDLSFSLSKQLMNGKDLTASQLKIIKKLKQYADKLSDNLNDLSIEISQGKLKWGEVRKVGTSRFRKISQNVTSARMLAAESGFKDYPTLIYDGPFSDHVARQKPKGLGTKTISRDNAKKIALDFVNLKKVDTINYMGVSGDKIKTYNFEIIPNKNIKTRTIDIAVTVIGGKVLWMIDNRDVAAAKLGIVNAKKSGYNFLKEKGFTNMQDTYYLKQDNTALINYIYTQNGVKIYPDMVKVRVALDNGQIVSFDATPYYMSHTKRTIPKPAISESKARSMISRNFDIQSTSLSIIPLPSGREVFTYEFMGKFDGKYFIDYINALTGKEENIIQIIKDPNGILSM, from the coding sequence GTGAGTGTTTTGAGTATTCTTGGTAAATACAAAGAACTGAGAGACAGATTAAAAGATGTAAGGCTATGGAGCATAATGGCAGTTTCAGTTGCTATTATGATAATTATAGCTCTTTGGGGTGTAAATCAATATAAAGGAAAAGCTAATTTTCATAATTATCTTACAAATATGTGGCATAGATCTTTTTTTGATACTGTTTCATATGTTCAGAATATTCAGTCAATATTATCAAAGGCTGAACTGTCATCTGATAGAACCGAAAAAGCTATTCTTTTTTCAGAGGTGTGGAGAAACTCTTTTGCAGCACAAGAAAATCTTAATCAGCTTCCAATTGAAAGTAATGTAGCTCTTGAAAGAACATCAAAATATTTAACCCAACTTGGTGATCTTAGTTTTTCATTATCAAAACAACTGATGAACGGAAAAGATCTTACAGCAAGTCAACTTAAGATAATAAAAAAATTAAAACAATATGCTGATAAACTAAGCGATAATCTAAATGATTTATCAATTGAAATAAGTCAAGGTAAGTTAAAATGGGGGGAAGTTAGAAAGGTTGGCACATCAAGATTTAGAAAAATATCTCAAAATGTAACAAGTGCAAGAATGTTAGCAGCAGAAAGTGGTTTTAAGGATTACCCTACTCTTATATATGATGGACCATTTTCTGACCATGTAGCAAGGCAGAAACCAAAAGGACTTGGAACAAAAACAATTTCAAGAGATAATGCAAAAAAGATAGCATTAGATTTTGTTAATTTGAAAAAAGTAGATACTATAAATTATATGGGTGTATCAGGTGACAAAATAAAAACATATAATTTCGAAATAATTCCAAATAAAAATATTAAGACAAGAACAATCGATATAGCAGTTACTGTAATTGGTGGAAAAGTTTTATGGATGATTGATAATAGAGATGTAGCTGCAGCTAAACTTGGTATTGTTAACGCTAAAAAGTCTGGATATAACTTCTTGAAAGAAAAAGGGTTTACAAATATGCAGGACACATATTATTTGAAACAAGATAACACTGCACTTATAAACTATATTTACACTCAAAATGGAGTAAAGATCTATCCTGATATGGTAAAGGTAAGAGTTGCTCTTGATAATGGACAAATTGTAAGTTTTGATGCAACGCCATATTATATGTCGCATACAAAAAGAACAATTCCAAAACCAGCGATAAGTGAATCAAAAGCAAGATCAATGATATCACGAAACTTTGATATTCAAAGCACAAGCCTAAGTATAATTCCACTTCCTTCAGGAAGAGAAGTATTCACGTATGAATTTATGGGAAAATTTGATGGAAAGTATTTTATAGATTATATTAATGCACTTACTGGAAAAGAGGAAAATATAATTCAAATAATAAAAGATCCAAATGGAATTTTATCAATGTAA
- a CDS encoding small, acid-soluble spore protein, alpha/beta type, translating into MSRKSIMSEELKMEIAKELGVYDTVAKYGWGEVKAKDCGNIVRKAIEIAERSLHDKQQ; encoded by the coding sequence TTGTCTAGAAAAAGTATCATGTCAGAGGAACTAAAAATGGAGATAGCTAAAGAATTGGGTGTATATGATACAGTAGCCAAATATGGTTGGGGAGAAGTAAAAGCTAAAGACTGCGGGAATATTGTTAGAAAAGCTATCGAGATTGCCGAAAGGTCTCTGCATGATAAACAACAATAA
- the gpr gene encoding GPR endopeptidase encodes MFKIRTDLALETREMVQKGIGREIEGVIVEERKDFDEKIKITKVLIQSVKGEAVLQKPMGSYITIESEGLREEDFEIHEQTSKLLANELENLMHLSEKSSILVVGLGNWNITPDSLGPKVVSKVLVTRHLFEYVPDKVSRGIRSVCAISPGVLGTTGIETSEIIKGIVEKVKPDIIIAIDALASRRLERISTAIQIADTGINPGSGIGNERKAINKETIGVPVVAIGVPMVVDAAIIANDAIDLLIENMKKEADKNSPLYSMLENLPDQDRYNLIKEVIAPYYGNLFVTPKDIDRIIDNISTVIADGINMAIHPEVKENDQYRYVN; translated from the coding sequence GTGTTTAAAATACGAACTGATCTTGCATTAGAAACAAGAGAAATGGTTCAAAAAGGGATTGGTAGAGAAATAGAAGGGGTCATAGTAGAGGAAAGAAAAGATTTTGATGAAAAAATAAAAATTACTAAAGTGTTGATTCAATCGGTAAAAGGTGAGGCTGTACTCCAAAAACCCATGGGAAGTTATATTACAATTGAATCTGAAGGACTTAGAGAAGAAGATTTTGAAATTCATGAGCAGACATCAAAGTTACTGGCAAATGAGCTTGAAAACCTTATGCATCTTTCTGAAAAAAGTTCAATATTAGTAGTTGGACTAGGTAATTGGAATATAACACCAGATTCATTGGGGCCAAAAGTAGTTTCAAAAGTCTTAGTTACAAGACACTTATTTGAATATGTTCCTGATAAGGTTTCAAGAGGTATTAGATCTGTATGTGCAATTTCACCTGGTGTGCTTGGTACAACAGGTATTGAGACAAGTGAAATAATAAAAGGAATAGTTGAAAAAGTAAAACCTGATATTATAATTGCAATTGATGCATTAGCTTCAAGAAGGTTAGAAAGAATATCAACTGCAATACAAATTGCAGATACAGGAATAAATCCCGGTTCAGGTATTGGTAACGAAAGGAAGGCAATTAATAAGGAAACAATAGGAGTTCCTGTTGTAGCAATTGGTGTTCCAATGGTTGTTGATGCAGCTATAATTGCAAATGATGCTATTGATTTGTTAATAGAAAATATGAAAAAAGAAGCTGATAAAAATTCGCCACTTTATTCTATGTTAGAAAACCTACCTGATCAGGATAGATACAATCTAATAAAAGAGGTTATAGCTCCATACTATGGGAACCTTTTTGTAACTCCAAAAGATATTGATAGGATTATTGACAATATATCTACAGTTATAGCTGACGGAATAAATATGGCAATCCATCCAGAAGTTAAGGAAAACGATCAATATAGATATGTAAATTAA
- the spoIIP gene encoding stage II sporulation protein P yields the protein MIKTVTLRYLFKKLLLFLLILIIGISLLFQVKYFGKVEISKNENNMIEWLISLTTPIFKGDKNIKTILNMRNLIAINYPLLVVKGETNINFDLSKDDDTIVILSYDETKNTVYKEIYEDQNMPIEIDSKKKNTGNFDYKKIEFMNQTKKKIDIESLIKNANKLDFTTKPSILIYHTHTTESYRPSKTYNYTSIDKYGHTLDNNFNVVRVGEQLSKLLSNKYGYKVYHSKDVNDYPEYKGSYTRSLEVLEKYKKNHPDIKVFLDIHRDGYTTIDKTNFQFIKTINEKKAAKVMLVVGTDELGLYHPSWRQNLFFAINLQRNLHTVCPGIERPINIAVARYNQHISPASLIIEIGSNGNTLDEALFSCNFIAEALDKTIRGR from the coding sequence ATGATAAAAACAGTAACATTAAGATACCTCTTCAAAAAATTATTACTTTTTTTATTAATATTAATAATTGGAATTAGTTTGTTATTTCAAGTAAAATATTTTGGTAAAGTTGAAATTTCAAAAAATGAAAATAATATGATTGAATGGTTAATATCACTTACTACACCTATTTTTAAAGGTGATAAAAATATAAAAACAATATTAAATATGAGAAACTTAATTGCAATAAATTATCCTTTACTAGTAGTGAAAGGTGAAACTAATATTAATTTTGATCTTAGCAAAGATGATGATACAATTGTAATATTAAGTTACGACGAAACAAAAAATACTGTGTATAAAGAAATTTATGAGGATCAGAACATGCCTATTGAAATAGATTCAAAGAAAAAAAATACTGGTAATTTTGATTATAAGAAAATAGAATTTATGAATCAGACAAAAAAGAAGATAGATATAGAAAGCCTAATAAAGAATGCTAATAAACTAGATTTTACTACTAAACCATCAATTTTAATATATCATACTCATACAACAGAAAGTTATAGACCGTCAAAGACTTACAATTATACCTCAATAGATAAATATGGCCACACATTAGATAATAATTTTAATGTTGTTAGGGTAGGTGAACAACTTTCAAAACTTCTCTCAAATAAATATGGATATAAAGTGTACCATAGCAAAGATGTAAATGACTATCCAGAATATAAAGGTTCATATACAAGATCATTAGAAGTATTAGAAAAATATAAAAAAAACCATCCTGATATTAAGGTATTTTTGGATATACATAGAGATGGCTATACAACAATTGATAAGACTAATTTTCAATTTATTAAGACAATAAATGAAAAAAAGGCTGCAAAAGTGATGTTAGTTGTTGGAACAGATGAACTAGGATTATATCATCCTAGTTGGCGACAAAATCTTTTTTTTGCAATAAACCTTCAAAGGAATTTACATACAGTTTGTCCTGGTATTGAAAGGCCAATAAATATTGCTGTTGCAAGATATAATCAACATATTTCACCTGCCTCATTAATTATAGAAATAGGTAGTAATGGGAATACTTTAGATGAGGCTTTATTTTCGTGTAATTTTATAGCTGAAGCTCTTGATAAAACAATAAGGGGTAGATAG
- the xerD gene encoding site-specific tyrosine recombinase XerD, with product MQDVLTQFVDYLENKQKFTQNTILSYQRDIKKYIEFLNKLNLKLEETNQATLLAYMFHMQKNGKANSTIARTIVSLKVFYDFLKLSNIIDIGKINIEAPKLERNLPQTLTKEEVELLLSLPKDDDLKGIRDKAMLELLYASGIRVSELISINIDDVSLNHGYVICRTKKRDRIVPIGSYAVNAISKYLTDSRPYILKDLNEKALFLNFNGKRMTRQGFWKIIKLYANQAGIEKDITPHMLRHSFATHLIENGADVRAVQEMLGHADISTTQVYLQVAKLRIKEVYKKTHPRA from the coding sequence ATGCAAGATGTATTAACCCAATTTGTTGATTATCTTGAGAATAAGCAAAAATTTACCCAAAATACTATTTTATCATACCAAAGAGATATAAAAAAATACATAGAGTTTCTTAACAAGCTAAATTTAAAGCTTGAAGAAACTAATCAAGCTACACTTTTGGCTTATATGTTTCATATGCAAAAAAATGGGAAAGCTAATAGCACTATAGCACGAACCATTGTATCGCTAAAGGTTTTTTATGATTTCTTAAAACTCTCAAACATTATTGATATAGGAAAAATCAATATTGAAGCACCTAAATTAGAGCGAAATCTACCACAAACATTAACAAAAGAAGAGGTTGAGCTTCTATTATCACTTCCTAAAGATGATGACTTAAAAGGTATAAGAGATAAAGCAATGTTAGAGCTATTATATGCTTCAGGCATCCGCGTAAGTGAACTTATAAGTATAAACATAGATGACGTGAGCTTAAACCATGGATATGTTATTTGTAGAACCAAGAAAAGAGACAGAATTGTCCCTATTGGTAGTTACGCAGTAAATGCCATATCAAAATACCTAACAGATTCTCGTCCATATATACTCAAAGATCTAAATGAGAAAGCTTTATTTCTGAATTTCAATGGTAAAAGAATGACAAGACAAGGTTTTTGGAAAATAATCAAGCTTTATGCAAATCAGGCTGGCATAGAAAAAGATATTACGCCACATATGCTTAGACATTCATTTGCAACACATTTAATAGAAAATGGTGCTGATGTAAGAGCAGTTCAAGAAATGTTGGGTCATGCAGATATTTCAACAACACAAGTATACTTGCAGGTTGCAAAGCTAAGAATAAAAGAGGTCTATAAAAAGACTCATCCAAGAGCATAA
- a CDS encoding MurT ligase domain-containing protein, producing the protein MRLKMYFAIFVGKVISFILRRILKKSASSIPGMIAYRICPELLEELNNRCKIKIIISGTNGKTTTNNLINNILREKYDVISNLKGSNMAGGLISSFLNYTKKSYDVGCFEVDEGSLPRIRKYIKPDFFITTNIFRDQLDRYGELDKVKDLILSSIPKDCKAIINADDPNLACFSQAKYIYFYTVSENNLSKTTNLSLDSRFCPICNTQLIYYFYNIGHLGKYRCSNCGFENPKQSFEITNIKYQDNRFVFDFEDKINRTTIQDLSFNMNGLYNLYNVAAAISVTKLLGIDDDIIKNKIESFNNRLGRMEELNYKGKKVIISLVKNPIGITETLKIITYDNSLKNILFILNDNGADGKDVSWIWDADFDILSEAKNIKKLFFSGKRKEDMQLRVYYSDTKCKNFNLIDYREQIENVLEDDVETVYILPTYTALFDLKNVVDSYIKKNS; encoded by the coding sequence ATGAGACTTAAGATGTATTTTGCAATTTTTGTAGGGAAAGTTATTAGCTTTATTTTAAGAAGGATTTTGAAGAAAAGTGCATCAAGTATTCCAGGAATGATAGCATATAGAATTTGTCCTGAACTTCTTGAGGAGCTTAATAATAGATGTAAAATAAAAATAATTATTAGTGGAACAAATGGTAAAACCACTACAAATAATCTAATAAATAATATATTAAGGGAAAAATACGATGTTATTTCTAATTTAAAAGGCTCAAATATGGCTGGTGGACTTATAAGCAGTTTCCTAAATTACACAAAAAAGAGCTATGATGTTGGTTGCTTTGAGGTTGATGAAGGATCATTACCAAGAATAAGAAAATATATTAAGCCAGATTTCTTTATTACAACAAATATTTTTAGAGACCAATTAGATAGATATGGAGAATTAGACAAAGTAAAAGATCTTATTTTAAGTTCAATTCCAAAAGATTGTAAAGCAATAATTAATGCAGATGACCCTAATTTAGCTTGTTTTAGCCAAGCGAAATATATATATTTTTATACTGTTTCTGAAAATAATCTAAGTAAAACTACAAATTTATCTTTAGATTCACGTTTCTGTCCTATTTGCAATACCCAGTTAATATATTATTTTTACAATATTGGTCACTTGGGAAAATATAGATGCTCAAATTGCGGTTTTGAAAACCCTAAACAGAGTTTTGAAATAACAAACATTAAATATCAAGATAATAGATTTGTATTTGATTTTGAAGATAAAATTAATAGAACTACTATTCAGGATTTAAGCTTTAATATGAACGGTTTATATAATCTTTATAATGTAGCAGCAGCAATTAGTGTTACAAAGCTACTTGGTATAGATGATGATATAATAAAAAATAAAATAGAATCATTTAATAATCGCCTGGGTAGAATGGAAGAGCTAAACTACAAAGGTAAAAAGGTTATTATTTCACTTGTTAAAAATCCTATAGGAATTACAGAGACATTAAAAATAATTACTTATGATAATTCATTAAAAAACATACTATTTATATTAAACGATAATGGAGCAGATGGTAAAGATGTTTCATGGATTTGGGATGCAGATTTTGATATACTTTCTGAAGCAAAGAATATAAAAAAGCTATTCTTTAGTGGAAAAAGGAAAGAAGATATGCAACTTAGAGTTTATTATAGTGATACAAAATGTAAAAACTTTAATTTAATAGATTATAGAGAACAAATTGAAAATGTATTAGAAGATGATGTTGAAACAGTTTATATTCTTCCAACTTATACTGCATTATTTGATTTGAAAAATGTTGTTGATTCATATATAAAGAAAAATTCATAA
- a CDS encoding type 1 glutamine amidotransferase yields MNENYKLKIINMYPEVLNLYGDKGNIIALKRRCEKLGINYELVDFNMDSDVKILEEGDIILLGGASDREQNILYEKMLSLKDLLKDLIESGVGLLAVCGGYQLLGKAYIDAKGNQIKGLEIFDFYTRAEKGRLIGNVIIKNTLGLIPETVVGYENHGGRTYHDMTPLGEVIVGFGNNGKDKKEGLVYKNLIGTYLHGPILPKNPHIADFLIKNSLKRKYPNYNDKILSSIDDSIELLAHKKVIELYSSSK; encoded by the coding sequence ATGAATGAAAATTACAAATTGAAAATAATAAATATGTATCCTGAGGTTCTAAATCTTTATGGTGATAAAGGAAATATAATTGCTCTTAAAAGAAGATGCGAAAAATTAGGCATTAATTATGAATTAGTTGATTTTAATATGGACTCTGATGTTAAAATACTTGAGGAAGGAGATATCATTTTACTTGGTGGAGCATCTGATAGAGAGCAAAACATACTCTATGAAAAGATGCTAAGTCTTAAGGATTTGTTAAAAGATCTTATAGAAAGCGGAGTTGGCCTTTTAGCTGTATGTGGTGGATATCAATTGCTTGGAAAGGCATATATTGATGCAAAAGGCAATCAAATTAAAGGCCTTGAAATATTTGATTTTTATACAAGAGCTGAAAAAGGTAGACTAATAGGTAATGTTATAATAAAAAATACTTTAGGATTAATACCAGAAACTGTTGTTGGTTATGAAAACCATGGTGGTAGGACATATCATGATATGACTCCATTAGGAGAAGTAATAGTAGGATTTGGTAATAACGGAAAGGATAAAAAAGAAGGCCTTGTTTATAAAAATTTAATTGGAACATATTTACATGGTCCAATACTTCCTAAAAACCCTCATATTGCTGACTTTTTAATAAAAAATTCATTAAAAAGAAAATATCCTAATTATAATGATAAAATTTTATCTAGTATTGATGATTCTATAGAATTATTAGCACATAAAAAGGTTATTGAACTATATAGCTCTTCAAAATGA
- a CDS encoding BMP family protein: MKKSLLKIIGIILIFATLFSLAACKKKTTNQEEGSKVPKTTEKQTAPEFKVGLVTDVGGVNDKGFNQLAYEGMKRAEKELGVKTTLIQSKQMTDYVPNLSKLAEQKYDLVIAVGFLMHDAVVEVAGKYPNTKFLIIDSDITDKSNVTSAMFKTEQCGYLAGIASAELEKAKFGKTTGKNVFGVVGGMKIPPVDTFIAGYKAAVLSEIPNAKVIIKYTGKFDDPATGKQVALSEISDGADFVFQVAGQTGLGVIKAAEEKGVYAIGVDADQNYVSPKTVITSAVKKVDVATYTVIKDTKEGNFKSGIVYFDLSNDGVGLAPFMEGVPKEVVDKVNSVAEDIKAGKITIPTEVKEK; encoded by the coding sequence ATGAAGAAAAGTTTACTAAAGATTATTGGTATCATTTTAATTTTTGCAACGTTATTTTCACTTGCAGCTTGCAAGAAAAAAACAACAAATCAAGAGGAAGGAAGTAAGGTTCCAAAAACCACTGAAAAACAAACTGCTCCAGAATTCAAAGTTGGTTTAGTTACTGACGTAGGCGGTGTAAATGATAAAGGTTTTAACCAACTTGCTTATGAAGGAATGAAAAGGGCAGAGAAAGAACTTGGTGTTAAAACTACATTAATTCAATCAAAACAAATGACAGACTATGTTCCAAACTTATCAAAACTTGCTGAGCAAAAATATGACCTTGTAATTGCTGTTGGGTTTTTGATGCATGATGCAGTTGTAGAAGTTGCGGGGAAATATCCTAATACAAAATTCTTAATTATTGACTCTGATATTACTGATAAATCAAATGTTACTTCAGCTATGTTTAAAACAGAACAATGTGGTTACCTTGCAGGAATTGCTTCAGCAGAACTTGAAAAAGCTAAATTTGGTAAAACAACTGGAAAGAATGTTTTTGGCGTTGTTGGAGGAATGAAAATACCACCTGTTGACACATTTATAGCTGGCTACAAAGCCGCTGTATTATCAGAAATTCCAAATGCAAAAGTAATTATTAAATATACAGGTAAATTTGATGATCCTGCAACAGGTAAACAAGTTGCATTATCTGAAATATCTGATGGTGCTGATTTTGTTTTCCAAGTTGCTGGACAAACTGGTCTTGGTGTTATTAAAGCAGCTGAAGAAAAAGGTGTTTATGCAATAGGTGTAGATGCTGATCAAAACTATGTATCACCAAAGACTGTTATAACTTCTGCGGTAAAGAAGGTTGATGTTGCAACATATACAGTTATAAAAGACACAAAGGAAGGGAACTTTAAGAGCGGTATAGTTTACTTTGATCTTTCAAATGATGGTGTTGGACTTGCACCGTTTATGGAAGGTGTTCCAAAAGAAGTAGTTGATAAAGTAAATAGTGTTGCAGAAGATATTAAAGCAGGAAAAATCACAATTCCAACAGAAGTTAAAGAGAAGTAA